A single window of Streptomyces griseoviridis DNA harbors:
- a CDS encoding acyl-CoA-like ligand-binding transcription factor codes for MSEAGRGRGRPPVSSREEVEAVAVDLFLAHGYAATGISAITAAAGVSRSTFFRYFPSKSGVIWSAFDDHTARLRGLLARAEADRPVMTVVRTCVVEALRASVDDRRIWMKRFVILDESPELRAEESAQWISWAEAVAEYVADRLGEDSAGLRPASIGGAVQAAFLAALRSWKTATAPAPELLRELDRDLVPLCDVLQGWIDQE; via the coding sequence ATGAGCGAAGCCGGACGGGGGCGCGGACGGCCGCCCGTGTCGTCGCGTGAGGAGGTCGAGGCGGTGGCCGTCGACCTGTTCCTCGCACACGGGTACGCCGCGACCGGCATCTCCGCGATCACGGCGGCGGCCGGCGTCAGCAGGTCGACCTTCTTCCGCTACTTCCCGTCGAAGTCGGGCGTCATCTGGTCCGCGTTCGACGATCACACGGCACGGCTGCGCGGGCTGCTGGCCCGCGCGGAGGCGGACCGACCGGTGATGACGGTGGTCAGGACCTGCGTGGTGGAGGCGCTGCGCGCGTCGGTCGACGACCGGCGGATCTGGATGAAGCGTTTCGTCATCCTCGACGAGTCGCCCGAGCTGCGCGCGGAGGAGTCGGCGCAGTGGATCAGCTGGGCCGAGGCGGTCGCGGAGTACGTCGCGGACCGCCTGGGTGAGGACAGCGCGGGGCTGAGGCCCGCGAGCATCGGCGGCGCCGTCCAGGCCGCCTTCCTCGCCGCCCTGCGGAGCTGGAAGACCGCCACGGCCCCGGCGCCCGAACTCCTCCGCGAGCTGGACCGGGACCTGGTGCCGCTCTGCGACGTCCTCCAGGGGTGGATCGACCAGGAGTGA
- the katG gene encoding catalase/peroxidase HPI, with protein MSENHDAAEAKCPVAHGRAPHPTQGGGNRQWWPDRLNLKILAKNTAVTNPLGEDFDYAEAFGALDLPAVKRDIAEVLTTSQDWWPADFGNYGPLMIRMAWHSAGTYRISDGRGGAGAGQQRFAPLNSWPDNGNLDKARRLLWPVKKKYGQSISWADLMILTGNVALETMGFKTFGFAGGREDVWESEEDVYWGPETVWLDDQRYTGDRELESPLGAVQMGLIYVNPEGPNGNPDPIAAARDIRETFRRMAMNDEETVALIAGGHTFGKTHGAGPADHVGPDPEGASIEEQGLGWRSTFGTGKGGDAITSGLEVTWTSTPTQWGNEFFANLFGFEWELTQSPAGANQWVAKDAEATIPLAHDASKKQLPTMLTTDLSLRFDPIYEPISRRFFENPEEFADAFARAWYKLTHRDMGPVVRYLGDEVPSEVLLWQDPLPERTGELIDAADIASLKEQILGSGLTVSQLVSAAWASASSFRGSDKRGGANGARVRLEPQRTWEVNNPDDLAQVLRTLEGVQASFNAAGAKQVSLADLIVLAGTAAVEKAAKDGGVEVEVAFTPGRVDASQEQTDVESFAALEPASDGFRNYIGKGNRLPAEYLLLDRANLLTLTAPELTVLVGGLRVLGANSGGSKHGVLTDRPGTLTNDFFANLLDLGTTWKSTSEAQDEFEARDASGAVTWTGTRADLVFGSNSELRAVAEVYASDDAKEKFVKDFAQAWTKVMDLDRFDLV; from the coding sequence ATGTCTGAGAACCACGACGCCGCAGAGGCGAAGTGCCCCGTCGCGCACGGGCGCGCGCCTCACCCGACCCAGGGCGGCGGAAACCGCCAGTGGTGGCCGGACCGTCTGAACCTGAAGATCCTCGCCAAGAACACCGCGGTGACCAACCCGCTGGGCGAGGACTTCGACTACGCGGAGGCGTTCGGCGCCCTCGACCTGCCGGCCGTCAAGCGTGACATCGCCGAGGTCCTGACCACCTCGCAGGACTGGTGGCCCGCCGACTTCGGCAACTACGGCCCGCTGATGATCCGGATGGCCTGGCACAGCGCCGGCACCTACCGGATCAGCGACGGCCGCGGCGGCGCCGGCGCCGGCCAGCAGCGCTTCGCGCCGCTGAACAGCTGGCCCGACAACGGCAACCTGGACAAGGCCCGCCGTCTGCTGTGGCCCGTCAAGAAGAAGTACGGCCAGAGCATCTCCTGGGCCGACCTCATGATCCTCACCGGCAACGTCGCCCTGGAGACGATGGGCTTCAAGACCTTCGGCTTCGCCGGCGGCCGCGAGGACGTGTGGGAGTCCGAGGAGGACGTCTACTGGGGTCCCGAGACCGTCTGGCTCGACGACCAGCGCTACACCGGCGACCGTGAGCTGGAGAGCCCCCTCGGCGCGGTCCAGATGGGCCTCATCTACGTCAACCCCGAGGGCCCCAACGGCAACCCGGACCCGATCGCGGCGGCCCGTGACATCCGTGAGACGTTCCGCCGGATGGCGATGAACGACGAGGAGACCGTCGCCCTCATCGCCGGTGGCCACACCTTCGGCAAGACCCACGGCGCGGGCCCGGCCGACCACGTCGGCCCCGACCCCGAGGGCGCGTCGATCGAGGAGCAGGGCCTCGGCTGGCGGAGCACCTTCGGCACCGGCAAGGGCGGCGACGCGATCACCAGTGGCCTCGAGGTCACCTGGACCAGCACGCCGACCCAGTGGGGCAACGAGTTCTTCGCCAACCTGTTCGGCTTCGAGTGGGAGCTGACGCAGAGCCCGGCCGGCGCCAACCAGTGGGTCGCGAAGGACGCCGAGGCGACCATCCCGCTCGCCCACGACGCTTCGAAGAAGCAGCTTCCGACGATGCTCACCACCGACCTGTCGCTGCGCTTCGACCCGATCTATGAGCCGATCTCGCGCCGCTTCTTCGAGAACCCGGAGGAGTTCGCGGACGCCTTCGCGCGTGCCTGGTACAAGCTCACCCACCGTGACATGGGCCCGGTCGTGCGCTACCTCGGCGACGAGGTGCCGTCCGAGGTGCTGCTGTGGCAGGACCCGCTGCCCGAGCGCACCGGCGAGCTGATCGACGCCGCGGACATCGCCTCCCTGAAGGAGCAGATCCTCGGTTCCGGCCTGACGGTCTCCCAGCTGGTCTCGGCGGCCTGGGCGTCCGCGTCCTCCTTCCGCGGCAGCGACAAGCGCGGCGGTGCCAACGGCGCCCGGGTCCGCCTGGAGCCGCAGCGCACCTGGGAGGTCAACAACCCGGACGACCTGGCCCAGGTGCTGCGCACCCTGGAAGGCGTCCAGGCGTCCTTCAACGCGGCCGGCGCCAAGCAGGTCTCGCTGGCCGACCTGATCGTGCTCGCGGGCACCGCGGCCGTCGAGAAGGCCGCGAAGGACGGCGGCGTCGAGGTCGAGGTGGCCTTCACGCCCGGCCGGGTGGACGCCTCGCAGGAGCAGACGGACGTCGAGTCGTTCGCCGCGCTGGAGCCGGCCTCCGACGGCTTCCGCAACTACATCGGCAAGGGCAACCGGCTGCCGGCCGAGTACCTGCTGCTCGACCGGGCGAACCTGCTCACCCTGACCGCGCCCGAGCTGACGGTCCTCGTCGGCGGCCTGCGCGTGCTGGGCGCCAACAGCGGCGGATCGAAGCACGGCGTCCTCACGGACCGCCCCGGCACGCTGACGAACGACTTCTTCGCCAACCTGCTCGACCTGGGCACCACGTGGAAGTCCACGTCCGAGGCGCAGGACGAGTTCGAGGCGCGCGACGCCTCGGGCGCCGTCACCTGGACCGGCACCCGTGCCGACCTGGTCTTCGGCTCCAACTCCGAGCTGCGCGCGGTCGCCGAGGTGTACGCGAGCGACGACGCCAAGGAGAAGTTCGTGAAGGACTTCGCCCAGGCGTGGACGAAGGTCATGGACCTGGACCGTTTCGACCTGGTCTGA
- a CDS encoding Fur family transcriptional regulator, producing the protein MTAPQTPTTAEELRGAGLRVTAARVALLETVRAGDHLGVDALASGVRDRVGHISVQAVYEALHALTAAGLIRRIEPAGHPARFEGRVGDNHHHVVCRSCGVVADVDCEVGEAPCLTASDDHGFSIDEAEVTYWGLCPDCSTGRTT; encoded by the coding sequence ATGACCGCTCCCCAGACCCCGACCACCGCCGAGGAGCTGCGCGGTGCCGGCCTGCGGGTGACGGCAGCCCGCGTCGCGCTGCTGGAGACCGTCAGGGCGGGAGACCACCTCGGGGTCGACGCCCTCGCCTCCGGGGTGCGCGACCGCGTGGGCCACATCTCCGTCCAGGCCGTGTACGAGGCGCTCCACGCCCTCACGGCCGCAGGACTCATACGCCGTATCGAACCGGCCGGGCATCCGGCCCGGTTCGAGGGTCGCGTCGGCGACAACCACCACCACGTCGTGTGCCGGTCGTGCGGTGTCGTCGCCGATGTCGACTGCGAGGTCGGCGAGGCCCCGTGCCTGACCGCCTCCGACGACCACGGCTTCTCGATCGACGAGGCCGAGGTCACCTACTGGGGCCTGTGCCCCGACTGCTCCACCGGCCGCACAACCTGA